DNA from Nitriliruptor alkaliphilus DSM 45188:
CTCCAGCTCCGCCAGGCCTACGGTGACCGTCCGCTGGACCCCGCGAGGGTGCTGCACTTCCTGGTGCTCGACCGCGCCGATCCGGGGTCGATCACCTCATCGATCGGCTCGGCCCGCGAGAACATCCGCTCGGTCCGCGAGCTGGTCTCCTCCGAGCTGTGGGAGGCGGTCAACGACCTGCACCTCGCGCTCGGCCGCCGCGACCTGCGGCGTGACCTCGCCGATCAGCCCTACGAGCTGTTCGGCACCGTGCGGCGTTCGTGCATGGCGATCTACGGCACCGCCTCCGAGACGATGCCCCGGGACGACGGGTGGCGGTTCATGGCGCTCGGCCGGATGCTCGAGCGCGCCGAGATGACCTGCCGCCTGATCGACGTCAGCTTCGCCCGGCTCGCCGGCGCCCGTGGTGGCGCCGCAGCCGGGCCGGCCGTCGGGCAACCCCCGCCCGTGGAGGACGAACGGCCCGACGGCGTCCGCCTCGAGGTCCCCCGCGGGGCGGACCGCGCCGACTTCCACGCCTGGGTCGCGGTCCTGAAGTCCGCCTCGGCCTACGAGGCCTACCGCCGGCGCTACCGCGCGTCGTTGGACCCCACGCACGTGGTCGAGTTCCTGCTGCTGGCACCGGACCTGCCACGGTCGGTGGTCTTCTGCCTGACCAGCGCGCAGCGGCTGCTCCAGGACCTCTGTGACGGCCGGCCGTCCCGGGCCGTGCGGCGCCTCGGTCGGACCAGCGCGTCGCTGCAGTACCGCGACGTCACCGAGCTGTTCGAGGTCGGGCTGCACGGCTTCCTCGCCGAGGCCCAGGACCGCATCAACGCGGTGGCCTCCGACGTCGCCGACGAGTTCTTCCGCCACCACCCGACCGGGGCGCTGCACGCCATCGCCACGTCCTGAGGGAGCGCCCGTGCGGCTCGACATCCGTTACACGACCCGGTTCGTCTACGACGAGCCCGTGTCCGAGTCGCAGAACGAGCTGCGCGCCTGCCCGGCCTCGGACGAGCGGCAGGCCCTGCTCCACTACGCCGTCACCACGACGCCGTCGTCCCGGGTGGCGAGCTACACCGACCACTGGGGCACGCGGGTGGACACCTTCGGTGCCCGGCTGCCCCACCGGCTGCTGGAGGTGGTCGCCCAGGCCACGGTCGAGACGGCGGCCCAGCCGCTGGTGACCGTCGCGCCCCGGCGCGCCGACCTGGTCGACCCGGAGTTCCGCGACCACCACCTGGAGTTCCTCGAACCGTCGAACCACGTTGCCGCGGGGCCGGAGGTGACGGCCGCGGCCCAGCAGGCAGCCGACCTCGCCGGCGAGGACGTGGTGAGCGCCGTCCTCGCCATCCACCGCGCCGTCGGCGGCCGGCTGACCTACGCGCCGGGGGAGACCTACGTCGGGGTGCCGGTCGACGACGTGTTCGCGGCGGGGCAGGGGGTGTGCCAGGACTTCGCCCACCTCGCCATCGCGATGTACCGCAGCGTCGGGATCCCCGCGCGGTACGTGTCCGGGTACCTGTTCACGGCGGACGATGCGACCGGCGCCGAGGTCATCGGCGACGAGGTGGAGGTCCAGACCCACGCGTGGGTCGAGGTGGCCCTGCCGACCGGGGGCCAGG
Protein-coding regions in this window:
- a CDS encoding alpha-E domain-containing protein — its product is MLARLAENLFWAGRYVERAEDTARMVDVTYHTLLESPPSEVTASWAQLLDVLQLRQAYGDRPLDPARVLHFLVLDRADPGSITSSIGSARENIRSVRELVSSELWEAVNDLHLALGRRDLRRDLADQPYELFGTVRRSCMAIYGTASETMPRDDGWRFMALGRMLERAEMTCRLIDVSFARLAGARGGAAAGPAVGQPPPVEDERPDGVRLEVPRGADRADFHAWVAVLKSASAYEAYRRRYRASLDPTHVVEFLLLAPDLPRSVVFCLTSAQRLLQDLCDGRPSRAVRRLGRTSASLQYRDVTELFEVGLHGFLAEAQDRINAVASDVADEFFRHHPTGALHAIATS
- a CDS encoding transglutaminase family protein, whose amino-acid sequence is MRLDIRYTTRFVYDEPVSESQNELRACPASDERQALLHYAVTTTPSSRVASYTDHWGTRVDTFGARLPHRLLEVVAQATVETAAQPLVTVAPRRADLVDPEFRDHHLEFLEPSNHVAAGPEVTAAAQQAADLAGEDVVSAVLAIHRAVGGRLTYAPGETYVGVPVDDVFAAGQGVCQDFAHLAIAMYRSVGIPARYVSGYLFTADDATGAEVIGDEVEVQTHAWVEVALPTGGQARGGRNATWMALDPTNQQQVGEQHVTIGRGRDYDDVAPFRGVFAGSSEHELEVSVAMRRLAVEPLDAPSGLTVARQRQAQQQ